The following nucleotide sequence is from Candidatus Zymogenaceae bacterium.
TGTGACGATATGTCTCGTCTCAGCCGTCTCCCTCCTGGGAATCTGGGGATGCGGGAAAAAAACCGTTCCCACCTTTGACGCCGAATACGATGTCATCATCGTCGGCGGCGGGATGGCGGGGCTTTCCGCCGGGGCGCATCTTGCGTCCAACGGTCTGAAAGTGCTGCTCCTTGAACAACATCACAAGGTGGGCGGCTGTACCACAAACTTCACCCGAGGGGATTTTGTTTTCGATGTCGCCCTGCACGAAATGGCCGGCGGCGTTCCCGGAAGGAGCGGCGGTGGTCTTTTCAAGCTTTTGGAAATATGCGGCGTGGGCGAGAAGGTGGAAGTGTACGAGCTGCCGGAATTTTACCGCTCCATCTATCCCGGCGATATAGACATCACGATGCCCAGCGAGAACTGGGAGGCATGGGACAATGCCCTCCTGGAGCAATGGCCCGAAGAGGCGGAAGGCATTGAGAAATTTCACACCCTCTGCGCCACCCTCTACAGCGACATCCTTGACATCAAGAACCTGTTTCGCTACACCGGATTCAAGGCCCTCAAACTCAAGCTGTCTGTGCCCCTCAAGCACAAGACCCTCATGACCTGGTCCGGTGACAAGACCCTCCAGGACCTGATGGACGAGTGTTTCACCGATGAAGACATCAAGGCGGTGGTCAGCCAGCTGTGGCTCTACTACACGGGTCCTGTGCCCGATCAGACGGCGCTTCTCCATATGGCGGCCATGGGTGTCTTCATGTCCGACGGCGTCTGCCACGTTACAGGCACGTCTCAGGCCCTGTCGAACGCTTACGCCGAGCGCATCGAAGAGCTGGGGGGAACGGTGCTCACCGGAAAGCTCGTCACCGAGATCATCATCGAGGACGGCATGGCGAAGGGTGTGGTCACCGAATACGGGGACGTCTATACCGGCCGATATGTCATCTGCAACACCGATCCCTTCCAGATGGTCTTCACCCTGGTGGGAGAGGAGAACTTCCCAACCGATTACGTGGACCGTATCAAGAGCCTCAAGGTCTCCAACTCTATTTGCGGCGTCTACATGGGACTCAACGTGGATCTCGCGGCCATGGGCTATCACGACACCGAGATATTCTACAACAAGACCATGGACAGCACGGTCATCTACAACAGCTGGATGAGCGGCGACATAGCCGAGGTCGGCGTTGTCATCACCATCTACTCCAACTACGGCGACCCGATCTATGCACCGCCCGGAAAGAGCACCGTCGTACTGATGGCATACAGCGAC
It contains:
- a CDS encoding NAD(P)/FAD-dependent oxidoreductase; protein product: MNTRRKWWIVTICLVSAVSLLGIWGCGKKTVPTFDAEYDVIIVGGGMAGLSAGAHLASNGLKVLLLEQHHKVGGCTTNFTRGDFVFDVALHEMAGGVPGRSGGGLFKLLEICGVGEKVEVYELPEFYRSIYPGDIDITMPSENWEAWDNALLEQWPEEAEGIEKFHTLCATLYSDILDIKNLFRYTGFKALKLKLSVPLKHKTLMTWSGDKTLQDLMDECFTDEDIKAVVSQLWLYYTGPVPDQTALLHMAAMGVFMSDGVCHVTGTSQALSNAYAERIEELGGTVLTGKLVTEIIIEDGMAKGVVTEYGDVYTGRYVICNTDPFQMVFTLVGEENFPTDYVDRIKSLKVSNSICGVYMGLNVDLAAMGYHDTEIFYNKTMDSTVIYNSWMSGDIAEVGVVITIYSNYGDPIYAPPGKSTVVLMAYSDYNIWPKDPDEYQAMKEEIGREMIETAADIIPELGDPGIIEEMEIFTPVTINEFTKNREGIIYGFYMSPDQWEKIPNDTPIDNLFISSNWTQGWHGVSAGQVNGWRAARLIMDMEGIE